The DNA sequence TTCAACCTTTCATTCTTATTCTATTGCTGCGCCAGAATACTGTTTACACAGACCACTAATTTAGACACTGAATAACTGACACGTCGTTCACAGTATTTACCGCTATCTTCGCCTTATTGTGAATCTTGCATCTTTCTGGACCTTCAAGCCAATTCTCCCACCAGAGAACCCGAGGCTGACCGCACAAGATGTGACTGTCATCCTTCCTACTCTCGAGGGATGCGGTGATGAGCTGGTTGAGACAATTAGAACAATTCTCGACAACCATCCTTATGAGCTCCTTTTAGTGACCATCGAGTCAAATCGGAAGAAAGCCGAGAGAATGTTGAGCTTGATGCCCGCTTCAAAACCGAGAATCCGGCTTTTTACGGTCACGCACCCTAATAAACGCCGCCAGATGACGAGGGCCATTCCAGAGGTCCGTACGCCTATTACTATCTTcgctgatgatgatgtgagCTGGCCGAGCACAGTACTCCCTTGGATTCTGGCACCATTCGAGAAGGATGAGCGATACGGAGGTGTAGTGACATGCCAAAGGCTTCGTCGTGCTGCAGCACCAACATTCTCCCAGAGAGTTTGGGGCTTTTTGGGAGCTCTTTACTTAGAGAGAAGAAACTTTGATTGCGCGGCCACGACGCATGTTGATGGAGGTCTTCCCTGTATGTCGGGTCGAACTGTTGCGTATAGGACGGACATTCTGCAAGACGAAGGCTTTACTTATGCTTTCACGAATGAGGAATGGTGGTTTGGCAGATATCAATTGAATGCCGACGACGACAACTTCATTACACGTTGGATGGTATCACATGGCTGGGAGACCTTTATGCAGTACCATCCCGAAGCTGAAGTCCTTACTACCTTGGAAGATAACCCCAAATTCTTGAAGCAATGCGCGCGATGGTCTCGAAGCAACTGGAGGAGCAACCTTACTAGTATGTTCCATGAAAAACATATATGGTAGTAAGTACCTCATCATATGCCCCATCCTCATCTCGCggctcttccttctgttcTGTTATGCTGCCCGCTTGAGAATAAACCGGATAAAGTGTAAATGCATACTTCACCACAGTCTCGCATTACGGCA is a window from the Aspergillus oryzae RIB40 DNA, chromosome 6 genome containing:
- a CDS encoding glycosyltransferase family 2 protein (predicted protein) yields the protein MLSLMPASKPRIRLFTVTHPNKRRQMTRAIPEVRTPITIFADDDVSWPSTVLPWILAPFEKDERYGGVVTCQRLRRAAAPTFSQRVWGFLGALYLERRNFDCAATTHVDGGLPCMSGRTVAYRTDILQDEGFTYAFTNEEWWFGRYQLNADDDNFITRWMVSHGWETFMQYHPEAEVLTTLEDNPKFLKQCARWSRSNWRSNLTSMFHEKHIWYRQPWSAYAVHLTTLSPPALLGDLLLVLLCHKATTSWEDDSRALAMQALGAWMFVSKFIKLLGHYIRYPVDFLLLPVSILFGYFHGGIKMYAVMTLNVTTWGSRDGADDYDAERMKKRTDSDLSIATRHNTAISRSFHFSPSKTAIAHPVTAHGPPPKAPSAALEYNELMRPQDGNELHTRTAKPTPLNKRFWKSVDVRIKPGIFSSLFYV